The following proteins are encoded in a genomic region of Treponema sp. J25:
- a CDS encoding glycoside hydrolase family 9 protein — protein sequence MKPVCGTSGSIIYQVGDGGADHAYWGPPELQTGTRPSYAGKNISCVLANEAAVFALSHITGIGGGDINTAKALYALAENAKSDADYTAANGFYNSWSGFYDELVWAAIWIYLADTNANKTYLQKAETYFANLNASDYKWTQCWDDKKYGAILKLAQITGKKVYVEWVERYLDWWMKGGGITYTPGGLPYLDSWGVLRYASATAFLAKIWADYPAVGTAAKKTTYKNFANSVINYILGNNPANMSLKFHREFIFVYGNLFNQPPNKGFVVFGEGDGLLPEESVHISDALFLLVPPGGFQLELLLFLPQAVNLVGHVVVVGPGGGPLQKLLLQFCQPFIDVGKGLICS from the coding sequence TTGAAGCCTGTCTGTGGAACAAGTGGAAGCATAATTTATCAGGTTGGAGATGGTGGAGCTGACCATGCTTACTGGGGACCTCCAGAACTTCAAACAGGCACAAGACCAAGCTATGCTGGAAAAAATATTTCATGTGTTCTTGCAAATGAAGCCGCTGTTTTTGCTCTTTCTCATATTACAGGTATAGGTGGCGGAGACATAAATACAGCTAAGGCTTTGTATGCTCTTGCTGAAAATGCAAAGAGTGATGCTGATTATACTGCAGCCAATGGTTTTTATAACTCCTGGAGTGGTTTTTATGATGAACTTGTCTGGGCTGCAATATGGATTTACCTTGCAGATACAAATGCCAACAAAACTTATTTACAGAAGGCAGAAACATATTTTGCAAATTTGAATGCTTCTGACTATAAGTGGACACAATGCTGGGATGATAAGAAATATGGAGCTATACTAAAACTTGCGCAAATAACTGGAAAGAAAGTTTATGTTGAATGGGTTGAAAGATATCTTGACTGGTGGATGAAGGGAGGTGGTATAACTTATACACCCGGTGGACTTCCATATCTTGATTCGTGGGGCGTTTTGAGATATGCTTCTGCAACTGCTTTTCTTGCAAAAATATGGGCAGATTATCCAGCTGTGGGAACTGCAGCTAAAAAAACTACTTATAAAAACTTTGCGAATTCTGTTATAAACTACATTCTTGGGAATAATCCAGCAAATATGAGCCTTAAATTCCACCGTGAATTTATCTTCGTATATGGTAACCTTTTCAACCAACCGCCGAACAAGGGATTCGTCGTATTCGGTGAGGGCGACGGGTTGCTCCCGGAGGAAAGTGTCCATATCAGCGATGCGCTTTTTCTGCTCGTCCCGCCCGGCGGCTTCCAACTGGAGCTTCTGCTTTTCCTCCCGCAGGCGGTAAATCTCGTCGGCCACGTCGTCGTAGTCGGCCCGGGCGGCGGTCCGCTTCAAAAGCTCCTCCTGCAGTTCTGCCAGCCTTTTATCGATGTCGGCAAGGGGTTAATATGCTCCTGA